ACCGTGTGGCGGTAGCCGGTGCGACGGGCGCCGGCGATGTCGGTGCGGGGGTGGTCGCCGGTGTGCAGCGCCTGCCCCGGCTCCACCCCCAGGGCTTCGAGGGCGGTCAGGAAGGCGCGCGGGTCGGGCTTGAAGACCCGGGTCTCGTCGGAGAAGGAGAAGGCGGAGAAGTAGGGGAGCAGCCCCTCGCGGTCGAGGTAGTGACGCAGCATCGCCCCGCCCGAGACCCCGGTGTCGGAGACGATGGCCAGCTTGTAGTGGCGCGCCAGCTCGGGCAGGGCCTCGTGCACTCCTGGGCGGACGACCAGATCGGCGTCGCGCCCGGTCTCGGCCAGCGCCCGGGCGGTGCGGCGAACCCGTTCGGGGTCGTAACGCAGGCCCAGCAGCTTGAAGGCGTAGGCCACCCGCTCC
This genomic stretch from Oceanithermus desulfurans harbors:
- a CDS encoding HAD family hydrolase, coding for MKAMTFDFWGTLMVEGPNYAAQVLPERYEILLAASDEAGVPAGEAEVRDAWSQATRKFNDAWRAGVFMSLEERVAYAFKLLGLRYDPERVRRTARALAETGRDADLVVRPGVHEALPELARHYKLAIVSDTGVSGGAMLRHYLDREGLLPYFSAFSFSDETRVFKPDPRAFLTALEALGVEPGQALHTGDHPRTDIAGARRTGYRHTVLFEGDHADEPGPEPTARIRDHRELLELVKALEPA